A genomic stretch from Aedes albopictus strain Foshan chromosome 2, AalbF5, whole genome shotgun sequence includes:
- the LOC115262396 gene encoding uncharacterized protein LOC115262396, whose protein sequence is MDYTHLSDEEVTYELALRHVVNLGPTTHRGKVLRLKALVQEEALRDNQPTSSAHVMSPQSNIEYCETQIQQLHISTEAAIRTADRAAISQCRTRLTHYRDRLRLINPPVELRELHGMLTMHVTVLLNKVNGTSVVSSVQRGEIEVNHTSSTDAIRRSNDEEEGAVGGTTDVTIPVGNSSNQESTPPPASQQPLMTSFSGGQGRGLLFSSSFRARDNEDGGETQPRQRNTSPPPPYLQRERETWNRTARETQSREVHELQSRIVEMQEREQRMHEEYCRMRDDLEQLVRRERPAPERVDDRRIQKAVHNWPFKFRGEKDTTSLNVFLDRVETFARSEGMSDATLLSSIKHLLQEDAIDWYSRATSQNLLRTWDQFKREIRREFLPSGYSQILRLEASFRFQGREESFAKFYRDISALFRFVDPPIPDDEKFFLVKKNMNENYAAIVTAARPRSLEEMVEVCTGYDETKMLLNRQRRIPIPHSALLEPNFATPVVTSRPPPVQHHQQSQRFNRVHAVEVEEGAFEHEAAEEGPEDNWQHNIDELVEQVNALKLNIERRSARPSFAARDERQPRPTDRYNRTEADVLRAARQYTRDAQTAAQQQRPQTASYQTRLPQQQQEQPLRAQGWQARQWMPSSDQSDYNRRSQRLLPEPARQREDRQIQQEEAPNDQRPPMLCWNCDEEGHRFMDCPKPQAILFCYRCGRKGYSLRSCFTCRTDALNYPAENQQ, encoded by the coding sequence ATGGATTACACACACTTATCAGATGAGGAGGTGACGTATGAGTTGGCTCTGCGTCACGTAGTGAATTTAGGACCCACTACCCACAGAGGGAAGGTCCTCCGTCTGAAGGCACTCGTCCAGGAGGAAGCCTTAAGAGATAACCAGCCCACTAGCTCAGCCCATGTAATGAGTCCACAGTCAAACATTGAATACTGTGAAACTCAAATACAGCAGCTGCACATAAGCACTGAAGCGGCAATTCGAACAGCCGATAGGGCTGCGATCAGTCAATGTCGAACGCGGCTGACCCACTATCGCGACAGATTACGTTTGATCAATCCTCCGGTCGAACTGAGAGAGTTGCATGGAATGTTAACCATGCACGTGACTGTTTTACTCAACAAAGTGAATGGTACTAGTGTAGTGAGTAGTGTGCAACGCGGTGAGATCGAGGTGAATCATACAAGTTCAACGGATGCCATTAGAAGGAGTAACGACGAAGAGGAAGGAGCAGTCGGCGGAACGACGGATGTCACTATTCCAGTGGGCAACAGTTCAAATCAAGAATCCACACCACCGCCAGCATCACAGCAGCCTCTGATGACATCATTCTCTGGTGGACAGGGACGAGGATTGCTGTTTTCGAGTTCGTTTCGAGCGCGAGACAACGAAGATGGAGGTGAAACACAGCCTAGACAACGGAACACCTCACCACCGCCTCCCTACCTTCAACGGGAGCGAGAAACATGGAACCGGACAGCTCGAGAAACACAATCACGAGAAGTTCACGAGCTGCAATCGAGAATAGTGGAGATGCAGGAAAGAGAGCAGCGGATGCACGAAGAATATTGCCGAATGCGGGACGATCTGGAGCAGCTAGTGCGTCGAGAACGACCAGCGCCGGAACGAGTGGATGATCGACGGATTCAGAAGGCCGTGCACAACTGGCCTTTCAAGTTTCGCGGCGAGAAGGACACTACATCACTCAACGTGTTCCTAGATCGCGTGGAAACGTTCGCGAGGTCAGAAGGCATGAGTGATGCCACACTCCTGAGCTCCATCAAGCATCTACTGCAGGAGGACGCCATCGACTGGTACTCACGAGCAACGTCGCAAAACTTGTTGCGGACCTGGGACCAGTTCAAGCGGGAGATCAGAAGGGAATTCCTGCCCAGCGGATACTCCCAAATTCTGCGTCTGGAAGCCAGCTTTCGATTTCAAGGAAGGGAGGAATCCTTTGCGAAGTTCTACCGAGACATCTCAGCGCTCTTCCGCTTCGTCGATCCACCCATTCCAGACGACGAAAAGTTCTTCCTGGTGAAGAAAAACATGAACGAGAACTACGCAGCCATCGTAACAGCAGCGAGGCCTCGTTCACTGGAAGAAATGGTGGAAGTCTGCACCGGATACGACGAGACAAAGATGCTTCTGAACAGGCAACGCAGGATTCCCATTCCGCACAGCGCGCTTCTGGAACCGAACTTCGCTACGCCAGTAGTAACCAGCAGACCACCACCGGTTCAGCATCACCAACAGTCACAGCGGTTCAACAGAGTTCACGCCGTGGAGGTGGAAGAAGGCGCATTCGAGCACGAAGCAGCGGAGGAAGGACCAGAAGACAATTGGCAGCACAACATCGACGAACTGGTGGAGCAAGTCAACGCGTTGAAGTTGAACATTGAGCGGAGATCTGCGAGACCAAGCTTTGCCGCACGCGACGAAAGGCAGCCAAGGCCTACGGATAGGTACAACCGGACAGAGGCTGACGTCCTGCGAGCAGCGCGGCAGTACACAAGAGATGCGCAAACCGCGGCACAGCAGCAGCGGCCGCAAACCGCATCGTACCAGACTCGGCTACCACAACAACAGCAAGAACAGCCGCTAAGAGCACAGGGCTGGCAAGCACGACAGTGGATGCCAAGCTCGGATCAGAGCGACTATAACCGAAGAAGCCAACGTCTACTGCCAGAACCAGCCAGGCAACGGGAAGATCGCCAGATACAACAGGAAGAAGCTCCGAACGACCAACGACCACCAATGCTCTGCTGGAACTGCGACGAGGAAGGCCATAGATTCATGGACTGTCCGAAACCGCAAGCCATTCTCTTCTGCTACCGGTGTGGACGGAAGGGCTACTCGTTGCGCAGTTGCTTCACGTGTCGCACGGACGCGTTAAACTACCCAGCGGAGAACCAGCAGTAG